A window of Tatumella citrea genomic DNA:
CTCCGGTAATACCGCATCTCGGCCTGCAATTTTCAACCATGCTGACACTGACCATGATCACCGAAGTGGTTTTCAACTGGCCAGGTATTGGTCACTGGCTGATAGGGGCGATTCGTCAGCAGGATTATACGGCGATATCAGCAGGGGTGATGGTGATTGGCAGCATGGTCGTGATTGTGAATGTCCTGTCTGACATCATCGGTGCGGCGCTAAATCCGCTGAAACACAAAGAGTGGTATGCACTTCGTTAGTGATACCAGTTCAGACAGGCTTGCAGGTTAAAGGGAGTGCCCGTAGTGGCAACCCCATCCTCAGGGCCTGAAAAACAACGTTATAATCAGGGTATCGGGTCTTAAGATGTTTGTCCGCTCCGCAGGCAGCGGCAAATTACCGGTGACCCTCTTAATGATTAACCGACTCAACACGAGTGGAATAGCACCGGAATATCCGGAGCAATAAACAACAAAGCGACAAACATGATAAATAACAGAAGTAAAACGGTGATATATGCCCGCAGATAATATTTATCAGGAAAAACGACTGCCCGGTACCTTTCGTCAATCCTGGGGTAAGTTTTATCACGATACAGCGGCAATGGTGGGCCTGTACGGTTTTGCCGCCCTGTTGCTGCTTTGTCTTTTTGGCGGGCTGCTGGCGCCTTATGGCGTGGATCAGCAATTTATGGGTTATCAGCTATTGCCGCCCTCCTGGTCACGTTACGGTGATGTGTCATTCTTTATGGGGACCGATGATTTAGGCAGAGATCTGCTCAGTCGTCTGTTGAGTGGTGCCGCCCCGACGGTAGGTTCAGCCATTCTGGTCACACTATTGTCTGCGATTTGCGCTCTGGTACTCGGGATACTTGCCGGTCTGACTCATGGTTTCCGTTCTGCTGTTATGAACCATATTCTGGATACCCTGCTATCTATTCCTTCTCTGCTGCTGGCAATTATCGTGGTTGCGTTTGCCGGGCCAAGCCTGTTTCACGCACTGATAGCTGTCTGGCTGGCACTGATGCCACGGCTAGTCAGGGCGATTTATATTGCCATTCATGACCAGATGGAAAAAGAGTATGTAGTGGCTGCCAGGCTGGATGGTGCCAGTCAACTGATACTACTTAAAGACACTATTTTACCGAACGTACTTCCGCTGCTGGTTAGTGAATTTACCCGTGGACTGTCGATGGCGATTCTGGATATTGCCGCACTGGGTTTCCTGGGCCTCGGGGCTCAGTTGCCTTCGCCTGAATGGGGAGCCATGCTGGGCGATTCACTGGAGTTAATTTACGTAGCGCCCTGGACTGTTATGTTACCCGGGGTGCTGCTGATGATAAGCGTATTAATTATTAATTTATTAGGCGACGGTATTCGTCGTGCTATCGAGGCCGGGGTGAAATAATGCCATTACTGGATATACGTAACCTCACTATCGAATTTTTTACTTCGGAAGGTCCGGTGAAAGCCGTAGACCGGGTCAACCTGATCCTTAACGAAGGTGAAATTCGTGGCCTGGTCGGTGAGTCTGGCTCCGGAAAAAGCCTGATAGCGAAAGCTATTTGTGGCGTGACTTCAGACAACTGGCGGGTGACCGCTGACCGGATGCGTTTCAATGATATCGACCTGTTACGCCTTTCTCCCCGCGAGCGTCGTAAGATCATCGGCCGTAATATTTCGATGATTTTTCAGGAACCGCAGTCGTGTCTTGATCCTTCAGAGAGTATTGGCCGTCAGTTAATCCAGGCGATTCCTCGCTGGACGTTGAAAGGACACTGGTATCGGCGTTTCTGGTTCTGGCGGAAAAAGCGAGCGATTGAGCTGTTACATCGGGTCGGTATTAAAGATCACAAAGACATTATGCGCAGCTTTCCCTATGAGCTGACCGAAGGTGAATGTCAGAAAGTCATGATTGCGATTGCTCTGGCGAATAAGCCAACATTGCTGATTGCCGATGAACCAACAAATGCAATGGAACCAACTACTCAGGCCCAGATTTTCAGGCTGCTGAGCCGGCTGAACCAGAATAACAATACGACTATTTTGTTGATTAGCCACGACCTGCGTACCATGAGCCAGTGGGCAAACCGGATCAATGTGATGTACTGCGGCCAGACGGTGGAAACCGCGCAGAGCGAAGAGCTGATCAGTACTCCTAATCACCCTTATACACAGGCGTTGATCCGTTCAATGCCCGATTTTGGCAGAGCGTTACCGCATAAAAGCCGGCTGAATACACTGTCCGGTGCCATACCTTCGCTGGAACATTTGCCGGTTGGTTGCCGTCTGGGCCCCCGCTGTCCCTATGCACAGCGGGAATGTATTATCGCACCACGGTTGACCGGCAATAAGACGCATTTATATGCCTGCCACTTCCCGTTGAACAAAGAGCCGCAGTAATTATGGAAACCTTACTCGAAGTCCGTGATTTATCTAAAACCTACCGCTATAAAACCGGACTGTTCCGGCCACAGCTGGTGGATGCGGTTAAAAATGTCAGTTTCACGCTGCGGGAAAAACAAACTCTGGCGATTATCGGAGAGAATGGTTCCGGTAAATCGACGCTGGCGAAAATGCTGAGTGGCATGATCGCGCCGACTTCCGGAGAAATCATTATCAATAATCACCCGCTGGAATTCGGAGATTACGGCTACCGTAGCCAGGTCATTCGGATGATCTTCCAGGATCCGGGGACATCTCTTAACCCACGGCAGCGCGTCAGCCAGATTCTGGATTTACCTCTACGGCTAAATACCGGACTGACTCCGGAAGAGCGTGAACAACGAATTATTGAGACACTGCGTAAAGTCGGCCTGCTTCGTGATCACGCAGGCTATTACCCGCATATGCTGGCTCCCGGCCAGAAACAGCGCCTGGCTCTGGCACGAGCACTGATATTACAGCCTAAAGTCATTGTTGCTGATGAAGCACTGGCTTCTCTGGATATGACCATGCGTTCACAGCTGGTGAATCTGATGCTGGAACTGCAGGAACGGGATGGATTGTCCTATATCTACGTGACTCAGCATATCGGAATGATGAAACATATCAGTGATCTGGTGATGGTGATGCATCAGGGACAGGTTGTCGAACGTGGTGGTACCGCTGACGTACTGGCCTCACCGCTACACGATCTGACGAAAAGGCTTATTACCAGCCACTTTGGTGAAGCCCTGACCGCCGAAGCCTGGCGACGAAATGACCGATAAATCACAGAATTTTGCCCTGAGCGTTCGTGACTTTACCTGATAACCCATTGTCGTGTTAGAATCCCCGGATTGAACATTGCGGACTGGCTGAAAAAACAACCAGCCACCGCCGACAACAATAACCATATTAAGGATTACAGCTATGGGTTTTCTTTCCGGTAAGCGCATTCTGGTCACTGGCGTTGCCAGTAAACTGTCTATTGCATGGGGTATCGCTCAGGCGATGCATAAGCAGGGTGCTGAACTGGCATTCACTTACCAAAACGAAAAGTTAAAAGCGCGCGTTGAAGAGTTTGCCAAAGATCTGGGTTCAGACATCGTTCTGCCTTGTGATGTGGCTGAAGACGAGAGCATCAAAGCGTTATTCACCGATCTGGCTAAAGTATGGCCTAAATTTGATGGCTTTGTTCACTCTATCGGC
This region includes:
- the sapC gene encoding putrescine export ABC transporter permease SapC; protein product: MPADNIYQEKRLPGTFRQSWGKFYHDTAAMVGLYGFAALLLLCLFGGLLAPYGVDQQFMGYQLLPPSWSRYGDVSFFMGTDDLGRDLLSRLLSGAAPTVGSAILVTLLSAICALVLGILAGLTHGFRSAVMNHILDTLLSIPSLLLAIIVVAFAGPSLFHALIAVWLALMPRLVRAIYIAIHDQMEKEYVVAARLDGASQLILLKDTILPNVLPLLVSEFTRGLSMAILDIAALGFLGLGAQLPSPEWGAMLGDSLELIYVAPWTVMLPGVLLMISVLIINLLGDGIRRAIEAGVK
- the sapD gene encoding putrescine export ABC transporter ATP-binding protein SapD; the protein is MPLLDIRNLTIEFFTSEGPVKAVDRVNLILNEGEIRGLVGESGSGKSLIAKAICGVTSDNWRVTADRMRFNDIDLLRLSPRERRKIIGRNISMIFQEPQSCLDPSESIGRQLIQAIPRWTLKGHWYRRFWFWRKKRAIELLHRVGIKDHKDIMRSFPYELTEGECQKVMIAIALANKPTLLIADEPTNAMEPTTQAQIFRLLSRLNQNNNTTILLISHDLRTMSQWANRINVMYCGQTVETAQSEELISTPNHPYTQALIRSMPDFGRALPHKSRLNTLSGAIPSLEHLPVGCRLGPRCPYAQRECIIAPRLTGNKTHLYACHFPLNKEPQ
- the sapF gene encoding putrescine export ABC transporter ATP-binding protein SapF, with amino-acid sequence MMETLLEVRDLSKTYRYKTGLFRPQLVDAVKNVSFTLREKQTLAIIGENGSGKSTLAKMLSGMIAPTSGEIIINNHPLEFGDYGYRSQVIRMIFQDPGTSLNPRQRVSQILDLPLRLNTGLTPEEREQRIIETLRKVGLLRDHAGYYPHMLAPGQKQRLALARALILQPKVIVADEALASLDMTMRSQLVNLMLELQERDGLSYIYVTQHIGMMKHISDLVMVMHQGQVVERGGTADVLASPLHDLTKRLITSHFGEALTAEAWRRNDR